A single Cupriavidus sp. D39 DNA region contains:
- a CDS encoding pyrimidine/purine nucleoside phosphorylase, producing the protein MSQFDNVSVVKKANLYFDGKCVSHTVLFPDGKRKTLGVIFPAALTFSTGAPEIMEINGGVCRVKLAGEDQWHTYGAGQQFNVPGDSSFDIEVTETLDYVCHFA; encoded by the coding sequence GTGAGCCAGTTCGACAACGTATCCGTCGTCAAGAAAGCCAACCTGTACTTCGACGGCAAGTGCGTGAGCCACACCGTGCTGTTCCCGGACGGCAAGCGCAAGACGCTGGGCGTGATCTTTCCCGCCGCGCTGACCTTCAGCACCGGCGCTCCGGAAATCATGGAAATCAATGGCGGCGTGTGCCGCGTGAAGCTGGCTGGCGAAGACCAGTGGCATACCTATGGCGCCGGCCAGCAGTTCAACGTGCCCGGCGACAGCAGCTTCGATATCGAAGTGACCGAAACGCTGGACTACGTCTGCCACTTCGCCTGA
- a CDS encoding YajQ family cyclic di-GMP-binding protein: MPSFDVVCEANMIEVKNSVEQANKEITNRFDFKGSDSRVEHKENELTAFADDDFKLGQVKDVLISKMAKRNVDVRFLDYGKTERIGGDKVKQVITIKKGVTGDLSKKIVKMIKDSKIKVQASIQGDAVRVTGTKRDDLQSVIALLRKDVPEAPLDFNNFRD, from the coding sequence ATGCCGTCGTTTGACGTAGTGTGCGAAGCGAACATGATCGAGGTGAAGAACTCGGTCGAGCAGGCCAACAAGGAAATCACGAACCGTTTCGACTTCAAGGGTTCGGATTCGCGGGTCGAGCACAAGGAGAACGAGCTTACCGCGTTCGCCGATGACGATTTCAAGCTCGGCCAGGTCAAGGACGTGCTGATCAGCAAGATGGCCAAGCGCAATGTCGACGTGCGCTTCCTCGACTACGGCAAGACCGAGCGCATCGGTGGCGACAAGGTCAAGCAGGTCATCACCATCAAGAAGGGCGTCACCGGCGATCTGTCCAAGAAGATCGTCAAGATGATCAAGGACAGCAAGATCAAGGTGCAGGCCAGCATCCAGGGCGACGCGGTGCGTGTCACCGGCACCAAGCGCGATGACCTGCAGAGCGTGATCGCGCTGCTGCGCAAGGACGTTCCAGAGGCGCCGCTGGACTTCAACAACTTCCGCGACTGA
- a CDS encoding SirB1 family protein, translating to MTTTKVLEYFASLVADENGIPLTETVLSIAQDAYPDLDLQAELAALDMLAVRLKRRVAEGTPAIQRMRLLNHFFYRDLGFGANANDYYDPDNSYLNVVLKQRRGIPISLAVLYMELGQHIGLPLKGVSFPNHFLVRMSIPAGEVVVDPLTGETLSKEQLQEMLDPHLEREGIADPNEVPLGLFLQVASHREIVARMLRNLKSIYLQESRWQRLLAVQNRLVILLPGSIEEVRDRGLAYANLECFRPALADLEAYVMARPDAADTTQIRDRMPALRMMSRSVS from the coding sequence ATGACAACCACGAAAGTCCTGGAATACTTTGCCAGTCTCGTGGCAGACGAGAACGGTATCCCGCTTACCGAGACCGTGCTCTCGATCGCCCAGGACGCCTATCCGGACCTGGACCTGCAGGCCGAGCTCGCAGCGCTCGACATGCTCGCGGTACGCCTGAAGCGCCGCGTCGCCGAAGGCACGCCGGCCATCCAGCGCATGCGCCTGCTCAATCATTTCTTCTACCGCGACCTGGGCTTCGGCGCCAACGCGAACGACTACTACGACCCCGACAACTCGTACCTGAACGTCGTGCTCAAGCAACGGCGCGGCATACCGATCTCGCTGGCAGTGCTCTATATGGAACTGGGCCAGCACATCGGGCTGCCGCTCAAGGGCGTGTCCTTCCCCAACCATTTCCTGGTGCGGATGTCGATTCCGGCCGGCGAGGTGGTGGTGGACCCGCTCACCGGCGAGACCTTGTCGAAGGAGCAGTTGCAGGAGATGCTCGACCCGCACCTGGAGCGCGAGGGCATTGCGGACCCCAACGAGGTGCCGCTGGGCCTGTTCCTGCAAGTGGCCAGCCACCGCGAGATCGTGGCGCGCATGCTGCGCAACCTCAAGTCGATTTATCTGCAGGAGTCGCGCTGGCAGCGCTTGCTGGCGGTGCAGAACCGCCTGGTGATCCTGCTGCCCGGCTCGATCGAGGAAGTACGCGACCGCGGGCTGGCGTATGCCAACCTGGAGTGCTTCCGCCCGGCGCTGGCCGACCTGGAAGCCTATGTGATGGCGCGCCCGGACGCGGCCGACACCACCCAGATCCGCGACCGCATGCCGGCGCTGCGCATGATGAGCCGCAGCGTAAGCTGA
- the argF gene encoding ornithine carbamoyltransferase, giving the protein MSPTSIKHYLQFSDLTPDEYEYLLDRARILKTKFKNYETWHPLHDRTLSMIFEKNSTRTRLSFEAGIHQLGGHAVFLNTRDSQLGRGEPIEDAAQVISRMVDIIMIRTFGQEIIERFAAHSRVPVINGLTNEYHPCQVLADVFTYIEQRGSIRGKTVAWIGDANNMAYTWIQAAERLGFTFHFSAPPGYQLDPAMVPATAAHLVKVFDDPLAACQGADLVTTDVWTSMGYEAENDARKRAFQNWMVTTAMMDRAGDDALFMHCLPAHRGEEVEAAVIDGPKSVVWEEAENRLHVQKALMEYLLCGRY; this is encoded by the coding sequence ATGAGCCCAACTTCGATCAAGCATTACCTCCAGTTCAGCGACCTGACTCCCGACGAGTACGAGTACCTGCTGGACCGCGCACGGATTCTGAAGACCAAGTTCAAGAACTACGAGACATGGCATCCGCTGCACGATCGCACGCTGTCCATGATCTTCGAGAAAAACTCGACTCGTACGCGCTTGTCGTTCGAGGCCGGCATCCACCAGCTCGGTGGCCACGCCGTCTTCCTCAACACCCGCGACTCCCAGCTGGGGCGCGGCGAGCCGATCGAGGATGCGGCGCAGGTGATCTCGCGCATGGTCGACATCATCATGATCCGCACCTTCGGCCAGGAGATCATCGAGCGTTTTGCCGCGCATTCGCGGGTGCCGGTGATCAACGGGCTGACCAACGAATACCATCCCTGCCAGGTGCTGGCCGATGTCTTCACCTACATCGAGCAGCGCGGCAGCATCCGCGGCAAGACGGTCGCGTGGATCGGTGACGCCAACAACATGGCCTACACCTGGATCCAGGCGGCCGAACGCCTCGGCTTCACCTTCCATTTCTCGGCGCCTCCCGGCTACCAGCTCGATCCGGCCATGGTGCCGGCAACGGCCGCGCACCTGGTCAAGGTGTTCGACGATCCGCTCGCCGCCTGCCAGGGCGCCGACCTGGTCACCACCGATGTGTGGACCAGCATGGGCTATGAGGCCGAGAACGACGCGCGCAAGCGCGCTTTCCAGAACTGGATGGTGACCACCGCCATGATGGATCGCGCCGGCGACGATGCGCTCTTCATGCACTGCCTGCCCGCGCACCGCGGCGAGGAAGTGGAGGCGGCGGTCATCGATGGTCCCAAGAGCGTGGTGTGGGAGGAGGCCGAGAACCGCCTGCACGTGCAAAAGGCCCTGATGGAATACCTGCTCTGCGGGCGTTACTGA
- the murJ gene encoding murein biosynthesis integral membrane protein MurJ yields MNLLKALATISSLTMLSRITGLIREILIARAFGASDMTDAFNVAFRIPNLLRRIFGEGAFSQAFVPILGEYHSKRGETETRALIDAVATVMTWVLMGVSLLGVIGAPVVMMVVATGFRQHGGETYDAAVFMTRVMFPYIGLISLVALASGILNTWRRFAMPAFTPVLLNICLIIAALFVGPHMAQPIYAQAWGVLVGGILQLAVQIPALRRLGVMPRLRFNLRAAWAEPGVRRVMRQMAPALLAVSVAQISLIINTNIASRLAAGSVSYLTYADRLMEFPTALLGVALGTILLPSLSKASAEENRAEYSGLLDWGLRLTFLLAVPCAVGLFVFGAPLTAVLFNYGKFDAHAVEMTRQALVSYGIGLLGLILIKILAPGFYARQDIRTPVKIALLVLVITQLSNYVFVPRFGHAGLALSISFGATVNALLLFLGLRKRGFYTPAKGWLLFLAQLMTAVLLLAGMLLWFARNFDWVALGATPLLRIALLASCLVLAAVVYFGTLWLMGLRYSAFKRRAG; encoded by the coding sequence TTGAACCTGCTCAAAGCGCTCGCCACCATCAGCAGCCTGACGATGCTGTCGCGCATCACGGGCCTCATCCGCGAGATCCTGATCGCGCGCGCCTTCGGCGCCTCGGACATGACCGACGCCTTCAACGTGGCGTTCCGCATCCCCAACCTGCTGCGCCGGATCTTCGGCGAGGGCGCGTTTTCGCAAGCCTTTGTGCCGATCCTGGGGGAATATCACAGCAAGCGCGGCGAAACCGAGACCCGCGCGCTGATCGATGCCGTTGCCACGGTCATGACCTGGGTCCTGATGGGCGTCTCGCTGCTTGGCGTGATCGGCGCGCCGGTGGTCATGATGGTGGTCGCCACGGGCTTTCGCCAGCATGGCGGCGAAACCTACGACGCCGCGGTCTTCATGACGCGCGTGATGTTTCCCTACATCGGCCTGATCTCGCTGGTGGCGCTGGCCTCCGGCATCCTGAACACCTGGCGCCGCTTTGCCATGCCGGCCTTCACCCCGGTGCTGCTCAATATCTGCCTGATCATTGCCGCGCTGTTTGTCGGCCCGCACATGGCGCAGCCAATCTACGCGCAGGCCTGGGGCGTGCTGGTGGGCGGCATCCTGCAACTGGCCGTGCAGATTCCGGCGCTCCGGCGCCTGGGCGTGATGCCGCGCCTGCGCTTCAACCTGCGCGCGGCCTGGGCGGAGCCGGGCGTGCGCCGCGTCATGCGGCAGATGGCGCCGGCGCTGCTGGCGGTCTCGGTGGCCCAGATCAGCCTGATCATCAATACGAATATCGCCTCGCGCCTGGCCGCCGGCAGCGTGTCCTACCTGACCTATGCCGACCGCCTGATGGAGTTCCCGACCGCGCTGCTGGGCGTGGCGCTGGGCACCATCCTGTTGCCTAGCCTGTCGAAAGCCAGCGCCGAGGAAAACCGGGCCGAGTACTCCGGCCTGCTGGACTGGGGCCTGCGCCTGACCTTCCTGCTGGCCGTGCCCTGCGCGGTCGGGCTGTTCGTGTTTGGCGCGCCGCTGACGGCGGTGCTGTTCAACTATGGCAAGTTCGACGCGCATGCGGTGGAAATGACCCGCCAGGCGCTGGTCTCCTACGGCATCGGCCTGCTGGGGCTGATCCTGATCAAGATCCTGGCGCCGGGCTTCTATGCCCGCCAGGACATCCGCACCCCGGTCAAGATCGCGCTGCTGGTGCTGGTGATCACGCAGTTGTCCAACTACGTCTTCGTGCCGCGCTTTGGCCATGCGGGCCTGGCGCTGTCGATCAGCTTCGGCGCCACCGTCAATGCGCTGCTGCTGTTCCTGGGCCTGCGCAAGCGCGGCTTCTACACGCCGGCCAAGGGCTGGTTGCTGTTCCTGGCCCAGTTGATGACCGCCGTGCTGCTGCTGGCCGGCATGCTCCTGTGGTTTGCCCGCAACTTCGACTGGGTCGCCCTGGGTGCCACGCCGTTGTTGCGTATCGCCCTGCTGGCCTCGTGCCTGGTACTTGCGGCAGTCGTCTACTTCGGTACACTGTGGCTCATGGGGCTGAGATACTCCGCTTTCAAGCGGAGAGCCGGCTAA
- the purM gene encoding phosphoribosylformylglycinamidine cyclo-ligase encodes MSASPTSGQAGLSYRDAGVDIDAGDALVDRIKPFAKRTMREGVMAGIGGFGALFELSKKYKEPVLVSGTDGVGTKLKLAFQLNRHDTVGQDLVAMSVNDILVQGAEPLFFLDYFACGKLDVETAATVIKGIAHGCELSGCALIGGETAEMPSMYPDGEYDLAGFAVGAVEKSRIIDGTTIVPGDVVLGLASSGAHSNGYSLVRKIIEVAKPDLNGDFHGQRLQDAIMAPTRIYVKPLLSLIETLPVKGMAHITGGGLTENVPRVLAQNVTAVLQRDAWTLPPLFQWLQAQGNVADDEMHRVFNCGIGMVVIVAKEDADRAIRHLQAAGEAVWQIGEIREREEGQAQTIVV; translated from the coding sequence ATGAGCGCATCCCCCACTTCCGGCCAGGCAGGCCTCTCCTACCGCGATGCCGGCGTCGATATCGACGCGGGCGACGCGCTCGTCGACCGCATCAAGCCGTTCGCCAAGCGCACCATGCGCGAAGGCGTGATGGCCGGCATCGGGGGCTTCGGCGCGCTGTTCGAGCTGTCCAAGAAATACAAGGAACCGGTGCTGGTCTCCGGCACCGACGGCGTGGGCACCAAGCTCAAGCTGGCCTTCCAGCTCAACCGCCACGACACCGTGGGCCAGGACCTGGTCGCCATGAGCGTCAACGACATCCTGGTGCAGGGCGCCGAGCCGCTGTTCTTCCTCGACTACTTCGCCTGCGGCAAGCTCGACGTGGAAACCGCAGCCACGGTGATCAAGGGCATCGCCCACGGTTGCGAGTTGTCCGGCTGCGCGCTGATCGGTGGCGAAACCGCCGAAATGCCTAGCATGTACCCCGACGGCGAGTATGACCTGGCCGGTTTCGCGGTCGGCGCGGTCGAGAAGAGCCGCATCATCGACGGCACCACCATCGTCCCGGGCGACGTGGTGCTGGGCCTGGCCTCGTCGGGCGCGCACTCCAACGGCTACTCGCTGGTGCGCAAGATCATCGAAGTGGCCAAGCCGGACCTGAACGGCGACTTCCACGGCCAGCGCCTGCAGGACGCCATCATGGCGCCCACCCGCATCTACGTGAAGCCGCTGCTGTCGCTGATCGAGACGCTGCCGGTCAAGGGCATGGCCCACATCACCGGCGGTGGCCTGACCGAGAACGTGCCGCGCGTGCTGGCGCAGAACGTCACCGCCGTGCTGCAGCGCGACGCCTGGACCCTGCCGCCGCTGTTCCAGTGGCTGCAAGCCCAGGGCAACGTGGCCGACGACGAAATGCACCGCGTGTTCAACTGCGGCATCGGCATGGTAGTGATCGTTGCCAAGGAAGACGCAGACCGCGCCATCCGTCATCTGCAGGCTGCCGGCGAAGCCGTGTGGCAGATCGGCGAGATCCGCGAGCGCGAAGAAGGCCAGGCGCAGACCATCGTGGTCTGA
- a CDS encoding DUF192 domain-containing protein codes for MACACAQSPASLPVRQLTAGMYAIKAEIAATPEARELGLMYRKTMPANEGMLFVFEEKAGHCFWMKNTDLPLSIAFLADDGSIVNIEDMAPQTEDNHCPRAAVRYALEMNKGWFVQKGLKAGAKIGGLPQAR; via the coding sequence ATGGCCTGCGCCTGTGCCCAGTCCCCGGCCAGCTTGCCGGTCAGGCAACTCACCGCTGGCATGTACGCGATCAAGGCGGAAATCGCCGCCACGCCCGAGGCCCGCGAGCTCGGCCTGATGTACCGCAAGACCATGCCCGCCAACGAGGGCATGCTGTTCGTGTTCGAAGAGAAAGCCGGACACTGCTTCTGGATGAAGAATACCGACCTGCCCCTGTCGATCGCCTTCCTGGCCGATGACGGGTCCATCGTCAATATCGAAGACATGGCGCCCCAGACCGAGGACAACCACTGCCCGCGCGCGGCCGTGCGCTACGCGCTGGAGATGAACAAAGGCTGGTTTGTGCAGAAAGGCCTGAAGGCCGGCGCGAAGATCGGCGGCCTGCCGCAGGCGCGCTAG
- a CDS encoding VTT domain-containing protein has product MLLHVDKYLGTVIQNYGSWVYAILFAIVFAETGLVVLPFLPGDSLLFIAGAFCATHAMNEWVLVGLLLVAAIGGNTVNYLVGSWVGPKVFDGHWRFLDQQALRKTHDFYERHGGKMLVMARFLPIVRTFAPFVAGVSQMTFAKFQLFNVLGAAAWVLGLVFAGYFFGNLPFIKQYLNLIVLAGIGAAVVPLVLGGLWKLVRGGRRRPS; this is encoded by the coding sequence ATGCTGCTGCACGTCGACAAATACCTTGGCACCGTCATCCAGAACTACGGTTCGTGGGTCTACGCCATCCTGTTTGCGATCGTGTTCGCGGAGACCGGGCTGGTCGTGCTGCCTTTCCTTCCGGGAGACTCCCTGTTGTTTATCGCCGGCGCCTTCTGCGCCACGCATGCCATGAACGAGTGGGTGCTGGTCGGCCTGCTGCTGGTGGCGGCAATTGGCGGCAATACGGTCAACTATCTGGTGGGAAGCTGGGTCGGCCCAAAGGTGTTCGACGGCCATTGGCGCTTTCTTGACCAGCAGGCGCTGCGCAAGACCCACGATTTCTATGAGCGCCACGGCGGCAAGATGCTGGTGATGGCCCGTTTCCTGCCGATCGTGCGCACCTTTGCGCCGTTCGTGGCCGGCGTATCGCAGATGACCTTTGCCAAGTTCCAGCTGTTCAACGTGCTCGGCGCGGCGGCGTGGGTGCTGGGCCTGGTGTTTGCCGGCTACTTCTTCGGCAACCTGCCTTTCATCAAGCAGTACCTGAACCTGATCGTGCTGGCGGGCATTGGCGCGGCCGTGGTGCCGCTGGTGCTGGGCGGCCTGTGGAAGCTCGTGCGGGGCGGCAGGCGCCGTCCTTCGTGA
- a CDS encoding GNAT family N-acetyltransferase, translating to MSATDFVLRPATSDDCETLLALITGLAEYEKLTHLVEATPEKLREALFGPRPHAEAVLVEVQGALGPQAVGFALFFHNFSTFLAKPGLYLEDLYVDPAWRGHGLGKVLLKHLAALAVERGCGRFEWSVLDWNTPSIEFYRAMGADVMPDWRICRVTRDALAKLGAAE from the coding sequence ATGTCCGCCACCGACTTCGTACTGCGCCCCGCCACTTCCGACGACTGCGAGACCTTGCTCGCGCTGATCACGGGACTGGCCGAATACGAGAAACTCACCCACCTGGTCGAAGCCACGCCGGAAAAACTGCGCGAAGCGCTGTTTGGCCCGCGCCCGCACGCGGAGGCCGTGCTGGTAGAGGTTCAAGGTGCGCTGGGCCCGCAGGCAGTCGGGTTCGCCTTGTTCTTCCACAACTTCTCGACCTTCCTGGCCAAGCCCGGGCTGTATCTCGAAGACCTCTATGTCGACCCCGCCTGGCGTGGCCATGGGCTGGGCAAGGTCCTGCTCAAGCATCTGGCGGCGCTGGCCGTGGAACGCGGCTGCGGCCGCTTTGAATGGAGCGTGCTGGACTGGAACACGCCGTCGATCGAGTTTTACCGGGCGATGGGCGCGGACGTGATGCCGGACTGGCGGATCTGCCGGGTCACGAGGGACGCGCTGGCGAAGCTGGGCGCGGCGGAGTGA
- a CDS encoding argininosuccinate synthase, translating into MSDIKKVVLAYSGGLDTSVILKWLQDTYQCEVVTFTADIGQGEELEPARQKALKFGIKPENIFIDDLREEFVRDFVFPMFRANAVYEGEYLLGTSIARPLIAKRQIEILRSTGADAVSHGATGKGNDQVRFELGYYGLEPGVKVIAPWREWDLLSREKLLAYAEKAGIEIDMKHKKGGAPYSMDANLLHISFEGRHLEDPKAEAEEDMWRWTVSPENAPDAAEYLDVEFEGGDIVGLNGKRMTPAEVLTELNRLGGKHGIGRLDLVENRYVGMKSRGCYETPGGTIILKAHRAIESITLDREVAHLKDDLMPRYASLIYNGYWWSPERKALQVLIDHTQAKVNGWVRVKLYKGNVIVVARDSKDTLFDKTIATFDDDGGAYNQADAGGFIKLNALRMRIAENARRQRGE; encoded by the coding sequence ATGAGCGATATCAAGAAAGTCGTGCTCGCCTACTCCGGCGGGCTGGACACTTCGGTGATCCTGAAGTGGCTGCAAGACACCTATCAGTGCGAGGTTGTCACCTTTACCGCCGACATCGGCCAGGGCGAAGAACTCGAACCTGCCCGCCAGAAGGCGCTCAAGTTCGGCATCAAGCCGGAAAACATCTTTATCGACGACCTGCGCGAAGAATTCGTGCGCGATTTCGTCTTCCCGATGTTCCGCGCCAACGCCGTCTATGAAGGCGAGTACCTGCTCGGCACCTCGATCGCGCGTCCGCTGATCGCCAAGCGCCAGATCGAAATCCTGCGCAGCACCGGCGCCGACGCTGTGTCGCACGGCGCTACCGGCAAGGGCAACGACCAGGTCCGTTTCGAGCTGGGCTACTACGGCCTGGAGCCGGGCGTGAAGGTCATCGCCCCGTGGCGCGAGTGGGACCTGCTGTCGCGCGAAAAGCTGCTGGCCTACGCTGAAAAGGCCGGCATCGAAATCGACATGAAGCACAAGAAGGGCGGCGCCCCGTACTCGATGGACGCCAACCTGCTGCACATCTCCTTCGAAGGCCGCCACCTGGAAGACCCCAAGGCCGAGGCCGAGGAAGACATGTGGCGCTGGACCGTGTCGCCGGAGAACGCACCGGACGCGGCCGAGTACCTGGACGTCGAATTCGAGGGCGGTGACATCGTCGGCCTGAACGGCAAGCGCATGACCCCGGCTGAAGTGCTGACCGAGCTGAACCGCCTGGGCGGCAAGCACGGCATCGGCCGCCTCGACCTGGTGGAAAACCGCTACGTCGGCATGAAGAGCCGCGGCTGCTACGAAACCCCCGGCGGCACCATCATCCTGAAGGCCCACCGCGCCATCGAGTCGATCACGCTCGACCGCGAAGTGGCGCACCTGAAGGACGACCTGATGCCGCGCTACGCCAGCCTGATCTACAACGGCTACTGGTGGAGCCCGGAGCGCAAGGCTCTGCAAGTGCTGATCGACCACACGCAGGCCAAGGTCAACGGCTGGGTGCGCGTCAAGCTGTACAAGGGCAACGTCATCGTGGTCGCGCGCGACTCCAAGGACACGCTGTTCGACAAGACCATCGCGACCTTCGACGATGACGGCGGCGCCTACAACCAGGCCGATGCCGGCGGCTTCATCAAGCTGAACGCGCTGCGCATGCGCATCGCCGAAAACGCACGCCGCCAGCGCGGCGAGTAA
- a CDS encoding pseudouridine synthase: MTLIALNKPFGTMSQFSAHPSRPTLADCVQRPGVYPAGRLDADSEGLLLLTDDGILQARIADPHHKLPKTYLAQVENVPDEAALAHLRNGVDLGDFHTLPARARCIDEPDFLWPRTPPVRFRAAIPTQWLELEIREGKNRQVRRMTAAVGFPTLRLVRVQIGTLDLRTLGLAPGQWCEIEPSALGLQAIAAPRTRTTARGSGSGAATSPQDRRPARPRAKSYKN, from the coding sequence ATGACGCTGATCGCACTGAACAAACCCTTCGGCACCATGAGCCAGTTCTCTGCGCACCCGTCGCGCCCGACTCTCGCCGACTGCGTGCAGCGGCCCGGCGTGTATCCGGCAGGAAGGCTCGATGCCGACAGCGAAGGACTGCTGCTGCTGACCGATGATGGCATCCTGCAGGCGCGCATCGCCGATCCGCACCACAAACTGCCCAAGACATATCTGGCCCAGGTCGAAAACGTGCCGGACGAAGCCGCCCTGGCGCACCTGCGCAATGGCGTCGACCTCGGAGACTTCCATACCCTGCCGGCGCGGGCGCGCTGCATCGACGAGCCGGACTTCCTGTGGCCACGCACTCCTCCAGTGCGATTTCGCGCCGCCATCCCTACCCAATGGCTGGAACTCGAGATCCGCGAGGGCAAGAACCGCCAGGTGCGCCGCATGACCGCGGCAGTGGGATTTCCGACCTTGCGCCTGGTGCGCGTGCAGATCGGCACGCTCGACCTGCGCACGCTCGGACTGGCGCCAGGGCAATGGTGCGAGATCGAGCCGAGCGCGCTCGGCCTGCAAGCCATAGCCGCGCCACGCACCCGCACGACCGCGCGCGGCAGCGGATCGGGGGCCGCAACCAGCCCCCAGGATCGGCGCCCTGCTCGCCCTCGCGCAAAAAGTTACAAAAATTAA
- the rpsT gene encoding 30S ribosomal protein S20 — protein sequence MANSAQARKRARQAVAQNAHNSSLRSRLRTAVKAVRKAIEAGDKAAAAEIFKNSQSIIDAIADKKIVHKNKAARHKSRLSSAIKSMAA from the coding sequence ATGGCAAATTCCGCACAAGCTCGCAAGCGCGCGCGCCAGGCCGTCGCACAGAACGCCCACAACTCCAGCCTGCGTTCGCGTCTGCGTACCGCAGTGAAGGCTGTTCGCAAGGCGATCGAAGCCGGCGACAAGGCTGCTGCTGCCGAGATCTTCAAGAACTCGCAATCGATCATCGACGCCATCGCCGACAAGAAGATCGTGCACAAGAACAAGGCTGCACGCCACAAGTCGCGCCTGTCGTCGGCTATCAAGTCGATGGCTGCCTGA
- the murB gene encoding UDP-N-acetylmuramate dehydrogenase, whose translation MADFLEFYPLRRHNTFGFDVRARFAVHVRSEADLLAALADPRAQGLPLVVLGGGSNVVLTQDLDALVLLMEIPGYAVAKADGAHLVTAGAGENWHALVCRTVADGLPGLENLALIPGTAGAAPIQNIGAYGVELRERFDSLRAFDRRSGEFVRLTLEQCQFAYRDSLFKREGRDRYIITAVTLRLPLPWQPMLGYAELARELATQGTAAAPTADGIRDAVIAIRSRKLPDPAQVGNAGSFFKNPVVGAEQRDALLVQHPSLVSHAQPDGSYKLAAGWMIDQCGFKGLSDGPVGVYGKQALVLVHHGGGTGAALLALANRIADAVQARFGVRIEPEPVVL comes from the coding sequence ATGGCAGATTTCCTCGAATTTTATCCCCTGCGCCGCCACAATACATTCGGATTCGACGTGCGCGCGCGCTTTGCCGTGCACGTGCGCAGCGAAGCCGACCTGCTGGCCGCCTTGGCTGACCCGCGCGCGCAAGGCCTGCCGCTGGTCGTGCTCGGCGGCGGCAGCAATGTGGTGCTGACGCAGGACCTCGACGCCCTGGTGCTGCTCATGGAGATCCCCGGCTACGCGGTGGCCAAGGCCGACGGGGCCCACCTGGTCACGGCCGGCGCTGGCGAGAACTGGCATGCGCTGGTCTGCCGCACCGTTGCCGACGGCTTGCCGGGCCTGGAAAACCTGGCCCTGATCCCCGGCACCGCGGGCGCCGCGCCAATCCAGAACATCGGCGCCTACGGCGTGGAGCTGCGCGAGCGCTTCGACAGCCTGCGCGCATTCGACCGGCGCAGCGGCGAATTCGTCCGCCTGACGCTGGAACAATGCCAGTTCGCGTACCGGGACAGCCTGTTCAAGCGCGAGGGCCGTGACCGCTACATCATTACCGCGGTCACGCTGCGCCTGCCGCTGCCGTGGCAGCCGATGCTGGGCTATGCGGAACTGGCGCGCGAACTGGCCACGCAAGGCACGGCGGCAGCCCCCACGGCGGATGGCATCCGCGACGCGGTGATCGCGATCCGCTCGCGCAAGCTGCCTGACCCTGCGCAGGTCGGCAATGCCGGCAGCTTCTTCAAGAACCCGGTGGTGGGCGCCGAGCAGCGCGATGCGCTGCTGGTGCAGCATCCCAGCCTGGTCAGCCATGCGCAGCCCGACGGCAGCTACAAGCTGGCTGCCGGCTGGATGATCGATCAGTGCGGGTTCAAGGGCTTGAGCGACGGCCCGGTGGGCGTCTACGGCAAGCAGGCCCTGGTGCTGGTGCACCACGGCGGCGGCACCGGAGCCGCGCTGCTGGCGCTGGCCAACCGCATCGCGGATGCGGTGCAGGCCCGCTTCGGCGTGCGTATCGAGCCCGAGCCGGTGGTGCTTTAA
- a CDS encoding DUF3579 domain-containing protein: protein MNPTVREYFIQGITKEGKTFRPSDWAERLCGVMAQFRPEGDTGDPRITYSPYVRPVMAGGLKSVVVDARLRDIEPKALDFVLNFARDNNLQLVEACSLE, encoded by the coding sequence ATGAATCCCACAGTTCGCGAATACTTCATCCAAGGCATCACCAAGGAAGGCAAGACCTTCCGCCCAAGCGACTGGGCTGAACGACTGTGCGGCGTGATGGCGCAATTCCGCCCCGAGGGCGACACCGGCGACCCCCGCATCACCTATTCCCCTTACGTACGGCCCGTCATGGCAGGCGGGCTGAAAAGCGTGGTGGTCGATGCGCGGCTGCGCGACATCGAGCCCAAGGCGCTGGACTTCGTCCTCAACTTTGCCCGCGACAACAACCTGCAACTGGTCGAGGCCTGCTCGCTGGAGTGA